One Helianthus annuus cultivar XRQ/B unplaced genomic scaffold, HanXRQr2.0-SUNRISE HanXRQChr00c001, whole genome shotgun sequence genomic window carries:
- the LOC110888999 gene encoding uncharacterized protein LOC110888999, whose amino-acid sequence MYDDLKKAGVEITDNTGIVNNNDSIQTFSVATFRSFVAEKMGKKTEVGHFTWNRWVPNKVLLFVWKLILGGIATKAALDHRGINLGNLECGICGGDVETVNHLTVECTLVKAVWWHVFNWIKISVSAQVSDFNSLLDEVYKQKGSKIWKKTIEVVLYASVWRVWKSRNGKVFENNPFSVLKVVEEIKEDSYFWLIHRSSFSKLDWMRWRDFNIRDIIM is encoded by the coding sequence ATGTACGATGATCTTAAGAAAGCTGGGGTGGAGATCACGGATAACACCGGGATCGTCAACAACAACGACTCGATTCAGACCTTCTCTGTAGCGACTTTTCGGTCTTTTGTGGCTGAGAAAATGGGTAAAAAAACCGAGGTGGGGCATTTTACTTGGAATAGATGGGTCCCTAATAAAGTGTTACTCTTTGTTTGGAAACTCATTCTGGGGGGCATCGCTACAAAAGCAGCTTTGGATCATAGAGGCATTAATCTGGGGAACTTGGAGTGTGGTATTTGCGGCGGTGATGTTGAGACAGTTAACCATCTTACGGTCGAATGCACTTTGGTAAAAGCGGTTTGGTGGCATGTCTTCAACTGGATCAAGATCAGCGTTAGCGCTCAAGTGTCGGATTTCAATAGTTTGCTGGATGAAGTTTACAAACAAAAGGGTTcaaagatttggaaaaaaacCATTGAAGTGGTTTTGTACGCTTCTGTCTGGAGAGTTTGGAAAAGTAGAAATgggaaagtttttgaaaacaatCCTTTCTCGGTTCTGAAGGTAGTCGAGGAGATTAAAGAAGACTCATACTTTTGGCTAATACATCGGTCGTCGTTTAGTAAGCTCGATTGGATGAGATGGAGAGACTTCAATATTAGAGATATCATTATGTAA